The genomic region CGCCTTGAGACGAATAGCGACGGACAGAAAGTGTTGACTCAATGGTTTGAGCGAGCACACTTTGAGTGGCATCCCCATCAGCCAGACGAGTATAAGGTGCTGCTGGGGCGGCTGGGGGTGGCTGTGTTAGGCTCACAACCACAATGAGATCGGGCACCGTTGATGAAGCGTTACACGGGTCGAGTTCTGAGTTGAGGCCCTCACCCCCAATCGCCGCCCGGAGGGCACCCCGCCACCCCCTCTCCCGTTGCGACAGGAGAGGGGCGGTTTAGTTCTCGGTTCTTGGTTCTTGATTCTTGATTCTCCGTGCTCCGTGGCGCTCTACGCGACCGGCAGCAGGAACGAGAAGGTGCTGCCCGTGCCCTCGTTCGACTCCGCCCAGATGCGCCCGCCGTGTCCCTCGATCAGGTGTTTGGCGATTGCCAGGCCCAGGCCGGTGCCGCCGCTGTTGCGCGTCCGCGCCCGATCGACCTTGTAAAAGCGCTCGAAGACACGGTCGGTTTCGCTGGCCGGAATGCCGATGCCGCTATCCTGAACCGAGACGAGGAGTGCCTGCTCCAGCCCGGCCTGCCGCAGTTCGCCGCTCCAGCGCTGCTGCTCGCTCTGTGTCGCCTCGACGGTCCTGGTGCTCACGGTGATCGTGCCGCCTGCGGGCGTGAATTTCAGCGCGTTGTTGATCAGGTTGAGCAAGACCTGGCCGATGCGCTCGCCGTCGATCAGGGCGGGCGGTAGCTCTGTATGCGGCTCGATGACCAACTCAAGGTTACGTCGCCGGGCCTGTGGCTGCAGGCGCGTGACCGCCCGCTCGATGATCGTGTCGATGTCGGTTGGCCGCATCGACATCACCATGCGCCCCGACTCGATCTGTGATAGCTCGCGCAGTTCCTCTACCAGATGGGTCATCGACTCAAGCTCGTCGGCGATCTGCCCCAGCATGCGCGCGGTGACGTCGGGCGGCGGCGCGGCCTGGAGCGTCTCGACCAGCAGCTTGATCGAGGCCAGCGGCGTGCGCAGCTCATGCGATACGTTGGCGACCATCTCGCGGCGCGCGCGCTCAAGCTGGGCCACGTGCGTGATGTCGCGCAGCAGCACGATCGCGCTGTACTCCTGTGTCTGCTCCAGCGGGTAGCAGGTGATATGCAGCGTCTGCGACGAGAGGATCGGCTGGATCGTCGTGGACTGGACCTCGCCGCTCTCGATCGCCGCTTCGATCAGCGCGTCGGCCTGGTAATCGCGGAGCAGCGTGATCAAGCCCTGGCCCTGGATCGTTTTCAGGTCGGTGTTGAAGATGCGGGTGAGCGACTGGTTGGCGAAGTGGACGCGGTGGTTGCGATCGATCAGCAGCAGCCCCGACTCTAAGGCGGCGGCGGTCGCCAGAAAGAGCGGCGGCAGCGCGCGGCTGGTGAGGCCAGCACGGCGGCGCTGCCAGTAGGCGCGCTCGGCGATCAGCTCCCGATGCTGGTGCCAGCCCCAGATCAAAGCCATCACCAGCAGGACAGTCAGCGTGGCGGTTAGGGCAATCATCGGTTTCGTTGCGGGCAGCCGCGAGCGCTAGTGCGAGCCATGACGTCGGGCACCGGCTATTTCGCGCCTGCTTCGGTCTGGCTCATCGCCGCGCGCTGCGCCATGTTCTCGGCGGGTGACTCGAAGCGGTAGCCGGTGCCGCGTACAGTCCGAATATAGACCGGCTGCGACGGATCGGGCTCGACCTTCTCGCGCAGCCAGCGAATATGCACATCGACCGTGCGCGAGTCGCCGAGGAAATCGTAGCCCCAGACCCGCTCCAGCAGCAGGTCGCGCGAGAGCGCGAGCCCTCGGTTGCGCATCAGGCAGACCAGCAGATCGAACTCTTTGGCCGAGAGCATCGTCTCGTGCTCTCCGCTCCACACCCGGCGCGACCCCGTATCGACCTTGAGCGTGCCCGCCTGGAGAATCTCGCGCTGCATCGGCTCCGCCTCGCGCCGCCCACGTCGCAGGATAGCGCGCACCCGCGCCAGCAGCTCGCCCAGGCTGAACGGCTTGATGACATAATCATCGGCACCCAGCTCCAGTCCCGCGATCCGGTCGATCTCATCCTGCCGCGCCGTCAACATAATGATCGGCACATCGGACTCGCCGCGCAGGATGCGGCACACGGAGAAGCCGTCGAGACGAGGCAGCATCACGTCCAAAACCAGCAGGTCGGGCTGCTTTTGCCGCACCAGCTCTAGCGCCTGCACGCCATCTCCGGCCACGAGCACGCTGTAGCCCTCGCGCTCCAGATTGTAGCGCAGGGTATCCGCCAGGATCACCTCATCTTCAACCAGCAAAATCGTCGCCATAGCCACATTGTAGCACGACGCTGCCCCGGCGAATGTTAAAGTTGCTTTAAGGAGCATGGAACAGCGGCACTTCACTCTCCGATTTGACGCTTATGCTACACTCGCGGCGATGATCTCTTGCCTGACAGGTGCGGCTTATGACGGATGATCTCGACCTATCGGTATTGCTCGAAGAGCGTATTAGTGTGCCACACCCGATCCCATGCGAGTTGCCCGTGTTGCCGCTGGTCAATACTGTTGTCTTCCCCCAGGTTGTCGTGCCGCTGTTCGTCAGCCGTCAGCAGGCGCAGGTTGCGCTCGAAGCAGCGCTGGCGGCGGATCGCATGGTAGTCACGGTCGCGCAGCGTAACGAGGATGTCGAGACAGTCAGCTCCGCCGATCTCTACACGATCGGCGTGCAGGCGCGGATTAGCCGCGTCGTACGGCTGCCGGACGGCACGATCAATATTCTGCTGCAAGGGCTGTGGCGCGTGGCGATCAACGCCATCGTTCAGGAGCAGCCGCTGCTGCGGGCGCGGGTCACGCCTGTGCTGGACGATCCCGGCAGCTCGCTGGCCCTGGAGGCGTCGCAGCGGGCGGTGCTGGCGCTGTTCGAGAAGGTCGCTAGCTTCAGCCGCACGCTTCCCGAAAACGCCTACGTCGCGGCGCTTAACGTCGAAACGCCGGGCGCGCTGGCCGATCTGATCGCCTCACACCTGCCGCTGGATGTGTCGCAGCGCCAGGAGGTGCTCGAGGCGCTGGATGTCGAGCACCGGCTGCATACCGTGTCCACGCTGCTGATGCATGAGCTGGATGTGTTGCAGCTTGAGCACCAGCTCCGGATCGAGGTCGAGCAGGAGGTCGATCGTGTCCAGCGCGAGATCTTTTTGCGCGAGCAGCTCAAGGCGATTCAGCGCCAGCTCGGCCAGTCCGATCCGTTTGTCCACGAGCTGAGCTACCTGAAGGAGCGCATCGAGGCGGCGGCGATGCCCGAACCGATTCAGGCGCGCGCGCTCGAAGAGCTGAGCCGGCTCGAGGCGATGACGCCCGCGTCGCCGGAGTACACGCTGGTACGCACCTATCTCGACTGGCTGCTCGCGCTGCCGTGGCACGTCGTGACCGTCGACAACGGCGATCTGCGGGCGGCGGCACGAATCCTCGACCGCAACCACTACGGTCTGAGCAAAATCAAGGATCGCATTCTGGAGCATCTCGCGGTTCGTAAGCTGGCCGGAGCGCACGGTCGCTCGCCGATCCTCTGCTTCGTCGGGCCACCCGGCGTCGGCAAGACCAGCCTGGGCCGCTCGATTGCCGAGGCGCTGGGCCGCAGATTCGTGCGGATCTCGCTGGGCGGCGTTCACGACGAGGCCGAGATTCGCGGCCATCGGCGGACGTACATCGGGGCGATGCCCGGACGTGTGCTCAAGGTGATGAAAGATGCGGGCACGATCAATCCCGTGCTGATGCTGGACGAGATCGATAAGCTGGGTCGTGACTTTCGCGGCGATCCGGCCTCGGCGCTGCTGGAAGTGCTCGACCCTGAGCAGCACCATGCGTTTCTGGATCATTACCTCGACGTGCCCTACGATCTGTCGCGGGTCATGTTTATCACGACGGCCAATATCCTCGATCCCGTGCCCGACGCGCTGGTCGACCGGCTGGAGGTGATCGAGCTGGCGGGCTATACCGAGGAAGAAAAGCTAGAGATCGCCCGCCAGTTCTTGATCCCGCAGCAGCTCGAAGCCAACGGCCTGAGCGGCGTTGCGGTCCGCTTCACCGACGATGCGCTGCGCAACCTGATCCGGCTCTACACCTATGAGGCGGGCGTGCGCGAGCTTGAGCGGCAGATCGGCGCGGTCTATCGCAAGATCGCGCGGCGGGTGGCCGAGGAGCGCCCCTATCCGCGCCGGATCGTGCCCAGGATGCTGCCAGCGCTGCTCGGACCCGATCGCTACGATTACGGCCTGGCCGAGGAGCGCGACGAGGTTGGCGTGGCAACCGGCATGGTCTGGACCGAGAACGGCGGCGATGTGATGCCGGTCGAGATCAGCGTGGTCGAGGGCAAGGGCAATCTGACGCTGACCGGCCAGCTCGGCGATGTGATGCAGGAGTCGGCGCAGGCGGCGCTCAGCTATACCCGCGCCAACGCGAAGCGCCTGGGCATCGATCCCAAGCGCTTCGACAAGGTCGATATTCATGTCCACGTGCCCGAAGGCGCGGTACCCAAGGACGGGCCTTCTGCGGGTGTGACGATTGCCTGCGCGCTGATCTCGGCGCTGGCAAACCGCGCGCTCCGTCGGGCCGTTGCCATGACCGGCGAGATTA from Herpetosiphonaceae bacterium harbors:
- a CDS encoding ATP-binding protein encodes the protein MIALTATLTVLLVMALIWGWHQHRELIAERAYWQRRRAGLTSRALPPLFLATAAALESGLLLIDRNHRVHFANQSLTRIFNTDLKTIQGQGLITLLRDYQADALIEAAIESGEVQSTTIQPILSSQTLHITCYPLEQTQEYSAIVLLRDITHVAQLERARREMVANVSHELRTPLASIKLLVETLQAAPPPDVTARMLGQIADELESMTHLVEELRELSQIESGRMVMSMRPTDIDTIIERAVTRLQPQARRRNLELVIEPHTELPPALIDGERIGQVLLNLINNALKFTPAGGTITVSTRTVEATQSEQQRWSGELRQAGLEQALLVSVQDSGIGIPASETDRVFERFYKVDRARTRNSGGTGLGLAIAKHLIEGHGGRIWAESNEGTGSTFSFLLPVA
- the lon gene encoding endopeptidase La, with protein sequence MTDDLDLSVLLEERISVPHPIPCELPVLPLVNTVVFPQVVVPLFVSRQQAQVALEAALAADRMVVTVAQRNEDVETVSSADLYTIGVQARISRVVRLPDGTINILLQGLWRVAINAIVQEQPLLRARVTPVLDDPGSSLALEASQRAVLALFEKVASFSRTLPENAYVAALNVETPGALADLIASHLPLDVSQRQEVLEALDVEHRLHTVSTLLMHELDVLQLEHQLRIEVEQEVDRVQREIFLREQLKAIQRQLGQSDPFVHELSYLKERIEAAAMPEPIQARALEELSRLEAMTPASPEYTLVRTYLDWLLALPWHVVTVDNGDLRAAARILDRNHYGLSKIKDRILEHLAVRKLAGAHGRSPILCFVGPPGVGKTSLGRSIAEALGRRFVRISLGGVHDEAEIRGHRRTYIGAMPGRVLKVMKDAGTINPVLMLDEIDKLGRDFRGDPASALLEVLDPEQHHAFLDHYLDVPYDLSRVMFITTANILDPVPDALVDRLEVIELAGYTEEEKLEIARQFLIPQQLEANGLSGVAVRFTDDALRNLIRLYTYEAGVRELERQIGAVYRKIARRVAEERPYPRRIVPRMLPALLGPDRYDYGLAEERDEVGVATGMVWTENGGDVMPVEISVVEGKGNLTLTGQLGDVMQESAQAALSYTRANAKRLGIDPKRFDKVDIHVHVPEGAVPKDGPSAGVTIACALISALANRALRRAVAMTGEITLRGRVLSVGGVKEKVLGAYRAGITQVILPKKNQRDLTDVPRHVRRKLRFEFVEQMDQILPLAFVQNPLDFPYQPRKRTRKKATSSGDETHAAPHPTVVLPVVISATSAEDL
- a CDS encoding response regulator transcription factor; translation: MATILLVEDEVILADTLRYNLEREGYSVLVAGDGVQALELVRQKQPDLLVLDVMLPRLDGFSVCRILRGESDVPIIMLTARQDEIDRIAGLELGADDYVIKPFSLGELLARVRAILRRGRREAEPMQREILQAGTLKVDTGSRRVWSGEHETMLSAKEFDLLVCLMRNRGLALSRDLLLERVWGYDFLGDSRTVDVHIRWLREKVEPDPSQPVYIRTVRGTGYRFESPAENMAQRAAMSQTEAGAK